In the genome of Helicobacter sp. 11S03491-1, one region contains:
- the rpmB gene encoding 50S ribosomal protein L28 gives MARRCFFTGKGPMVGNNVSHANNKNKKRALPNLRSIRIKLEDGTSVKIKVAASALRTMKKKS, from the coding sequence ATGGCAAGAAGATGTTTTTTCACAGGCAAAGGACCAATGGTAGGAAATAATGTAAGCCATGCCAATAACAAAAACAAAAAAAGAGCACTCCCTAATCTAAGAAGTATCCGTATCAAGCTTGAAGATGGCACATCTGTAAAAATCAAAGTAGCCGCTTCTGCGCTTAGAACAATGAAGAAAAAATCTTAA
- a CDS encoding potassium channel protein, producing MFKRLKKIIHWGSNSKPDIDLRPELYEQLKPFRLPLVLIQVFILVGTLGYIILENYTLIQAFFQSSYTFTNTGFGALNEKDFGPVAILFTAFLMLSGAGVITFSVAFIISIINNGTLTRLIKEKKMVNKIARLRNHYVICYHNEYTIELSKQFRDAQIPFVVVDNHPDFEKEALKHKYPYYIIGDPHTNISMLKTHLSSAKGIVTFSKISSDNIALIVSVRLFEKELRRKPYYIVSSADTEEDVEKLKKLGSDVVVSPTKLMAQRISAMAIRPDMENILERFVYKKDTPLDLEEVIVPKYSWLVLHKLKEAHFREITRVSIIGITQKDGKYLAMPDGDAIIASEAKLLMIGTSNGIRETKRLITRKQKPKELDYV from the coding sequence TTGTTTAAACGATTAAAAAAGATCATTCATTGGGGCAGTAACTCAAAGCCTGATATAGACTTAAGACCGGAATTATACGAGCAATTAAAACCCTTTAGACTCCCTCTTGTTCTCATTCAAGTCTTCATTCTGGTGGGGACTTTGGGTTATATTATTTTAGAAAACTATACCCTTATTCAAGCATTTTTCCAATCTTCTTATACTTTCACCAATACAGGTTTTGGTGCTTTGAATGAAAAAGATTTTGGACCTGTAGCCATTCTTTTTACGGCATTTTTAATGTTAAGTGGCGCAGGAGTCATTACTTTTAGTGTTGCTTTTATCATCAGTATCATCAACAATGGAACCCTAACAAGACTTATCAAGGAAAAAAAAATGGTCAATAAAATAGCAAGATTGCGAAACCATTATGTTATTTGTTATCACAATGAATACACAATTGAGCTTAGCAAGCAGTTTCGAGATGCCCAAATCCCATTTGTAGTCGTAGATAATCACCCTGATTTTGAAAAAGAAGCCCTCAAACATAAATACCCTTATTATATCATCGGAGATCCCCATACCAATATCAGTATGCTCAAAACTCATTTATCAAGCGCTAAGGGAATTGTTACATTTTCAAAAATTTCTTCTGATAATATCGCTTTGATTGTTTCGGTGCGATTATTCGAAAAAGAACTTCGCCGCAAACCCTACTATATTGTCTCTAGCGCGGATACAGAGGAAGATGTAGAAAAACTAAAAAAACTGGGATCGGATGTGGTTGTTTCCCCTACAAAACTAATGGCTCAAAGAATTAGTGCAATGGCTATCAGACCTGATATGGAAAATATTTTAGAGAGATTTGTTTATAAAAAAGATACTCCCCTGGACTTAGAAGAAGTCATTGTCCCTAAATACAGTTGGCTTGTGTTACATAAACTCAAAGAAGCTCATTTTAGAGAAATCACAAGGGTATCTATCATTGGCATTACTCAAAAAGATGGGAAATATCTGGCTATGCCTGATGGGGATGCTATTATTGCAAGTGAAGCTAAACTTCTTATGATTGGCACTTCTAATGGGATTAGAGAAACCAAACGTCTCATTACCAGAAAACAAAAACCCAAAGAACTTGATTATGTATAA
- the argJ gene encoding bifunctional glutamate N-acetyltransferase/amino-acid acetyltransferase ArgJ, translating into MKTFEILPIKGGVDSPNGFCAGGISAGLKGLDSHQPQPDIGFLYMDPPCLAHALFTSNKFQAAPIKHFKTYVKENPTNFVLINTKNANALTGAQGVEDIIEILKNLKEKFPQIQHPIMCSTGVIGVRLPKEKIMQSFCKINFTSKTPLSHTQAAQAIMTTDRYHKEIALEVKLSDGGSFCIGAMAKGAGMINPSLATMLCFITTDACVPPHQAKDILAECAHTTFNAISVDGDMSTNDTIMLFANNLSGAYDEDAFREALKIIMNKLAMDIVLDGEGSHKLVAFEVIQAKNEEQAIKAAKALSNSLLVKTAIFGCDPNWGRIASTIGSCGIEAYEDSLKIQIGDVLVFDRGQILFDTHTEKKAAAIMQTDSFVIQCALGVGNGSFRAYGCDLSHQYIDINADYRS; encoded by the coding sequence ATGAAAACTTTTGAAATTTTGCCCATCAAGGGAGGTGTTGATAGTCCAAATGGATTTTGTGCCGGTGGGATAAGCGCAGGACTCAAAGGGCTTGATTCTCACCAACCTCAGCCGGATATTGGCTTTTTGTATATGGATCCCCCCTGTCTTGCTCATGCTCTCTTTACTTCTAATAAATTTCAAGCTGCTCCAATCAAACATTTCAAAACTTATGTAAAAGAGAATCCCACTAACTTTGTCCTCATCAACACAAAAAATGCCAATGCTTTAACAGGCGCGCAGGGCGTAGAAGATATTATAGAGATTCTCAAAAATCTCAAAGAAAAATTCCCCCAAATCCAACATCCCATCATGTGTAGCACAGGGGTGATCGGGGTAAGATTACCAAAAGAAAAAATAATGCAATCTTTTTGTAAAATTAATTTCACTTCAAAAACTCCTCTCTCGCACACTCAAGCTGCTCAAGCTATCATGACAACAGATAGATACCACAAAGAAATTGCCCTTGAAGTCAAACTTTCAGATGGAGGCAGTTTTTGTATCGGCGCGATGGCAAAGGGCGCGGGCATGATTAACCCGAGTTTGGCTACTATGTTATGTTTTATCACTACAGATGCTTGCGTGCCTCCCCATCAGGCAAAAGATATTCTTGCTGAATGTGCCCACACCACATTCAATGCTATCAGTGTTGATGGGGATATGAGCACCAATGATACTATCATGCTTTTTGCTAATAATCTCAGTGGGGCTTATGATGAAGATGCCTTTAGAGAAGCCTTAAAAATCATCATGAATAAACTTGCTATGGATATTGTCTTAGATGGGGAAGGATCCCATAAATTAGTAGCTTTTGAAGTTATCCAAGCCAAAAATGAAGAACAAGCCATCAAAGCTGCCAAAGCCCTCAGCAATTCTTTGTTGGTCAAAACAGCTATTTTTGGCTGTGATCCTAATTGGGGACGCATTGCTTCAACGATTGGTTCTTGTGGTATAGAAGCCTATGAAGATAGTTTAAAAATCCAAATTGGGGATGTACTTGTGTTTGATAGAGGTCAAATTCTTTTTGATACACATACTGAGAAAAAAGCTGCTGCCATCATGCAAACAGATTCTTTTGTTATCCAATGCGCCCTAGGAGTTGGCAATGGAAGCTTTAGGGCTTATGGTTGTGATTTAAGCCATCAATATATTGATATTAATGCAGATTATAGAAGCTAA
- the flgE gene encoding flagellar hook protein FlgE: MLRSMWSGVSGMQAHQIALDIESNNIANVNTVGFKYSRASFVDMLSQIKLIATSPYKNGLGGQNDFSVGLGVAVDATTKVFSQGSTQNTDVKTDLAIEGEGFFVISPDRGTTRNFTRDGEFVFDADGSLVTTGGYVVQGWVRNDIENASKMSDADFFKVDNTGPLENIRIDPGMVMPARASTKISMRANLDAGRHVDQTGNIFALDSSAKTASDGVSPIYDSKSNLTQMAEDFGALFNQDGDAFSLNENQGIWVSYKTSEMKNEIINSNETNTIGLNDTQISFSNDSAVSGISTMIAAQNAINAVKDKTGVEAYVDAGLLRLENRNELDGDEKVKNIRITSSGTGAFADFIEGDANITAFRYRYTKSVSPDSATGQFRTTEDLRELMQYDANMIKEPTKIYSDSAASVSVTVNKFGMFEISNKDNGDDKKDNLNIFVSSYASENVTNNILFKDTMKALNTASLIEGGTATSTSKITHAIHTTSIDIVDSLGTKHTLRFEFYKSGGSEWNYRAVVPEPSEIYGGSPSRPNIFEGGRLRFNSDGSLASMNPPVLQFDPKNGSNAPQRIDLNFGAMGGFGGLTSVDKISETYAINQDGYQAGDLMDVRFDSNGSLLGAFSNGRTLALAQVALANFSNNAGLQSEGGNVFSQTGNSGDAMIGAANTGRRGGVSGSKLEMSNVDLSRSLTQLIVVQRGFQANSKAVTTSDQILNTLLNLKQ; encoded by the coding sequence ATGCTTAGATCTATGTGGTCTGGTGTGAGTGGTATGCAAGCTCACCAAATAGCGCTTGATATTGAGAGCAATAATATTGCAAATGTCAATACGGTAGGGTTTAAATATTCCAGGGCTTCATTTGTGGATATGCTTTCGCAGATTAAATTGATTGCAACTTCTCCTTACAAAAATGGTTTAGGCGGTCAGAATGATTTTTCTGTAGGCTTAGGGGTAGCTGTGGATGCGACAACAAAAGTTTTTTCTCAAGGAAGCACCCAAAATACAGATGTAAAAACAGATTTAGCCATCGAAGGAGAAGGCTTTTTTGTTATCAGTCCTGATAGAGGCACAACAAGAAATTTTACAAGAGATGGGGAGTTTGTATTTGATGCTGATGGTAGTCTTGTAACTACAGGGGGATATGTTGTCCAAGGTTGGGTGAGAAATGACATTGAAAATGCTTCTAAAATGAGTGATGCAGATTTTTTCAAAGTCGATAACACGGGTCCTTTAGAAAATATTCGTATTGATCCGGGCATGGTGATGCCTGCTCGGGCAAGCACAAAAATCAGCATGAGGGCAAATCTGGATGCAGGGAGACACGTAGATCAAACAGGCAATATTTTTGCACTGGATTCTAGTGCAAAAACAGCTTCTGATGGGGTTAGTCCTATTTATGATTCAAAATCCAATCTCACACAAATGGCAGAAGATTTTGGAGCATTGTTTAATCAAGATGGAGATGCTTTTTCATTGAACGAAAATCAAGGGATCTGGGTGAGTTACAAGACTTCTGAGATGAAAAATGAAATTATCAATTCTAATGAGACAAATACTATCGGACTCAATGATACTCAAATCTCTTTTAGCAATGACTCGGCAGTTAGTGGGATTTCTACCATGATTGCTGCCCAAAATGCCATCAATGCCGTGAAAGACAAAACCGGTGTAGAAGCTTATGTAGATGCCGGATTGTTGCGATTAGAGAATAGAAATGAACTTGATGGAGACGAAAAGGTTAAAAATATTCGCATAACCTCTTCAGGAACGGGTGCTTTTGCTGATTTTATTGAAGGAGATGCCAACATTACTGCTTTTAGATATCGCTATACCAAATCTGTTAGTCCGGATTCTGCAACAGGACAATTCCGGACTACTGAAGATCTCAGAGAATTGATGCAATATGATGCTAATATGATCAAAGAACCTACCAAGATCTATAGTGATAGTGCTGCCTCTGTATCTGTTACGGTTAATAAATTTGGTATGTTTGAAATTTCCAATAAAGATAATGGAGATGACAAAAAAGACAACCTCAATATCTTTGTGAGTAGTTATGCATCCGAAAATGTTACCAATAATATTTTATTCAAAGACACTATGAAAGCGCTTAATACTGCCTCTTTGATAGAAGGAGGGACAGCGACAAGCACTTCAAAAATTACCCATGCTATCCATACAACAAGTATTGATATTGTCGATAGCTTAGGGACAAAACATACATTAAGATTTGAATTTTATAAAAGTGGTGGATCTGAGTGGAATTATCGGGCTGTTGTCCCGGAACCCTCAGAGATATATGGAGGTTCCCCTAGCAGGCCTAATATCTTTGAAGGAGGGCGATTACGCTTTAACAGCGATGGGAGTTTGGCAAGCATGAACCCTCCTGTGTTGCAATTTGATCCCAAAAATGGATCCAATGCGCCCCAAAGAATTGATTTAAATTTTGGTGCTATGGGTGGTTTTGGCGGATTGACAAGTGTTGATAAAATCTCAGAAACCTATGCTATCAATCAAGATGGTTATCAAGCAGGTGATTTAATGGATGTGAGATTTGATTCGAACGGATCATTACTGGGGGCTTTTAGCAATGGGAGGACATTAGCACTTGCCCAAGTCGCCCTTGCAAATTTCTCTAACAATGCAGGACTCCAATCAGAGGGCGGGAATGTCTTTTCACAAACAGGGAATTCAGGTGATGCTATGATTGGAGCAGCCAATACAGGTAGGAGAGGGGGAGTATCAGGGTCCAAACTTGAGATGAGTAATGTTGATTTAAGCCGTAGTCTTACGCAATTAATCGTCGTCCAAAGAGGGTTTCAGGCTAACTCCAAAGCCGTAACAACCTCTGATCAAATTCTCAATACACTTTTAAATTTGAAGCAATAA
- the glnA gene encoding type I glutamate--ammonia ligase, producing MSIPKRNELKDIKDFFAFCKENDVEFVDFRFTDIKGIWHHMAYSFSAINEETFQNGIPFDASSLKAWQPIQHSDMILLPDLVRYFIDPFSADTTIVVFCDVWDIYKNQPYEKCPRSLAKKAVSYLKETGIGDVAYIGPENEFFIFDSIKITDAVNCQYYEIDSEEGEWNRSRSFEGGINSGHRPGTKGGYFPVPPVDSMMDLRAEIVKVLNQVGLETFVVHHEVAQGQGEVGIKFGDLVEAADNVQKLKYVVKMVAHLNGKTATFMPKPLFGDNGSGMHTHVSIWKEGQNLFGGQKYQGLSEDALYFLGGVLGHARSVAAFTNASTNSYKRLIPGFEAPSILTYSAQNRSASVRIPYGVSDKSARLEFRFPDSSANPYLAFSCILMAGLDGIIHKIDPGKPMDIDLFELSLDEIREKGIKQMPHTLRSAIEEMLLDRKYLKAGDVFTEDFIQVYKTFKFESEIWPWEGRPHPFEFISTYSC from the coding sequence ATGAGTATTCCTAAGCGTAATGAATTAAAGGATATCAAAGATTTTTTTGCTTTTTGTAAGGAAAATGATGTAGAATTTGTGGATTTTAGATTTACAGATATTAAAGGAATATGGCATCACATGGCTTATTCTTTTAGCGCTATCAATGAAGAAACATTTCAAAATGGCATTCCTTTTGATGCAAGCTCTCTAAAAGCATGGCAGCCTATCCAACATTCTGATATGATTTTGTTGCCTGATTTGGTGAGGTATTTTATCGATCCTTTTAGCGCAGATACGACAATAGTTGTTTTTTGTGATGTTTGGGATATTTACAAAAATCAACCTTATGAGAAATGCCCTAGAAGCCTGGCAAAAAAAGCTGTTTCTTATTTGAAAGAGACAGGTATTGGTGATGTAGCCTATATTGGTCCTGAGAATGAATTTTTTATTTTTGATTCTATCAAAATTACAGATGCGGTCAATTGCCAATATTACGAGATTGATAGTGAGGAAGGCGAATGGAATAGAAGCAGATCTTTTGAAGGGGGTATCAATTCAGGTCATCGCCCCGGCACGAAGGGGGGATATTTCCCTGTCCCGCCGGTAGATTCGATGATGGATTTGCGTGCAGAGATTGTCAAAGTCCTCAACCAAGTAGGGCTGGAAACTTTTGTTGTCCATCATGAAGTTGCCCAAGGTCAAGGTGAGGTCGGGATTAAATTTGGTGATTTGGTAGAAGCTGCTGATAATGTTCAAAAGTTAAAATATGTCGTTAAAATGGTGGCTCATCTCAATGGTAAAACAGCAACTTTCATGCCTAAGCCACTTTTTGGAGACAATGGAAGTGGTATGCACACGCATGTGAGTATTTGGAAAGAAGGACAAAATCTCTTTGGAGGACAAAAATATCAAGGCTTAAGCGAAGATGCTTTGTATTTTCTAGGGGGGGTATTAGGACATGCCAGAAGCGTAGCTGCTTTTACAAATGCTTCTACTAATTCTTACAAAAGATTGATTCCGGGATTTGAAGCGCCTTCTATTTTGACTTATTCAGCACAAAACAGAAGTGCAAGTGTTAGGATACCTTATGGTGTTTCAGATAAAAGTGCAAGGTTAGAATTTCGTTTTCCGGATAGTTCTGCCAACCCATATCTGGCATTTTCATGTATTTTGATGGCAGGGCTTGATGGTATTATTCATAAAATTGATCCCGGAAAACCTATGGATATTGATTTGTTTGAACTTTCTCTTGATGAGATTCGAGAAAAAGGCATCAAACAAATGCCCCATACCCTAAGAAGCGCGATAGAAGAAATGCTTTTAGATAGAAAATACCTCAAAGCAGGCGATGTTTTTACAGAGGATTTTATACAAGTCTATAAGACTTTCAAATTTGAGTCTGAAATTTGGCCATGGGAAGGACGCCCTCATCCATTTGAATTTATTTCTACTTATTCTTGCTGA
- a CDS encoding ammonia-forming cytochrome c nitrite reductase subunit c552 yields the protein MKNKILWIVIVVGIVVGAGIFWLNTDITHKKMEALEIKSDFKLSDEDPRFQTWGKYFPDYVDMYLSIEDQKPSPTHFGGNLAYNKLMRYPQLTILWAGYAFSADFNEERGHFYAQNDQMNTARNHKDFLNSFGLASFDGQPTACMNCHSGWTPWLYKNVAKGDWAVFNTTQYWTMIKNVPLMDAKDPNSQDHRGIHGGTRMGLVCADCHNPNDMGLRLTRPAAIKALIARGYEPDSIAGIKAGRQEMRTLVCSQCHVEYYFRPTGGKVVVMGESISSDPNAKWWNGKQKTYDETDIWRNNNKPIEIAANGIELTFPWDEWKKGKPFRIEMLDDYYDKIKDIFPYDWIHKDTKAPMLKMQHPESEMYSGGVHAANGVSCVDCHMPYIRKGAKKLTQHNITSPLKDINSSCKSCHAQSEDYLRKQVYGIQNSIAYDLRSAEYAIVSLIKDIKYVREELGKQKLYQSNSKPDNAKITQILQEVLELHRKSQMRADFVNAENSGGFHNPKEAARALLQAINMARYAQSLLTEVAAKNHIQFKPSNLGFQDIFKLAPSQLRWKADVGDHKKGDKFYQENDVNVAPPKELIELDKEINPYNYKALD from the coding sequence ATGAAGAATAAGATATTATGGATTGTAATTGTTGTGGGTATAGTAGTGGGAGCGGGAATATTTTGGTTAAATACGGACATCACGCATAAAAAAATGGAAGCTTTAGAAATCAAATCTGATTTTAAGCTTAGCGATGAAGATCCAAGATTTCAAACCTGGGGCAAATACTTTCCGGATTATGTAGATATGTATTTAAGTATAGAGGATCAAAAGCCATCCCCCACACATTTTGGTGGAAATCTTGCTTACAATAAATTGATGAGATACCCTCAACTTACTATACTTTGGGCAGGGTATGCTTTTAGTGCGGATTTCAATGAAGAAAGAGGGCATTTTTATGCTCAAAATGATCAAATGAATACAGCCAGAAATCATAAGGATTTTTTAAATTCTTTTGGTTTGGCAAGTTTTGACGGGCAGCCAACTGCTTGCATGAATTGCCATAGCGGTTGGACGCCGTGGTTATATAAAAATGTTGCCAAAGGGGATTGGGCAGTTTTTAATACAACTCAATATTGGACAATGATTAAAAATGTTCCCTTGATGGATGCAAAAGACCCCAATAGTCAAGATCATAGAGGGATTCATGGGGGGACAAGGATGGGATTGGTTTGCGCAGATTGTCATAATCCCAATGATATGGGCTTGAGATTGACTCGCCCTGCAGCTATTAAGGCATTGATAGCCAGAGGTTATGAACCTGATAGTATTGCAGGGATCAAGGCTGGCAGACAAGAAATGCGGACTCTGGTTTGTTCTCAATGTCATGTAGAATATTATTTTCGCCCCACAGGGGGAAAAGTAGTCGTAATGGGAGAGAGTATCTCTTCAGATCCCAATGCCAAATGGTGGAATGGTAAGCAAAAAACTTATGATGAAACAGATATTTGGAGAAACAATAATAAACCTATTGAAATAGCAGCCAATGGAATAGAACTTACTTTTCCTTGGGATGAATGGAAAAAAGGCAAACCTTTTAGGATTGAAATGCTTGATGATTACTATGATAAAATTAAGGATATTTTTCCTTATGATTGGATTCATAAAGATACCAAAGCCCCTATGTTAAAAATGCAACACCCGGAATCAGAAATGTATAGTGGAGGTGTGCATGCAGCTAATGGTGTCAGTTGTGTAGATTGTCATATGCCCTATATCCGAAAAGGGGCAAAAAAACTCACCCAACACAATATTACCTCACCTCTTAAAGATATCAATAGTTCTTGTAAAAGTTGCCATGCTCAAAGTGAGGATTATTTGAGAAAACAAGTCTATGGGATTCAAAATTCTATAGCTTATGATTTAAGAAGCGCTGAATATGCTATTGTAAGCTTAATAAAAGACATTAAATATGTCCGTGAAGAACTTGGCAAACAAAAACTTTATCAAAGTAACTCTAAGCCTGATAATGCCAAGATTACTCAAATCCTTCAAGAAGTCTTAGAACTTCATAGAAAATCTCAAATGAGGGCAGATTTTGTCAATGCGGAAAATTCCGGAGGTTTTCATAATCCAAAAGAGGCTGCCAGAGCATTATTGCAAGCAATTAACATGGCAAGATACGCCCAAAGTTTGCTTACAGAAGTAGCCGCAAAAAATCATATCCAATTCAAGCCCTCTAATTTGGGATTTCAAGATATTTTTAAGCTTGCCCCCAGTCAATTACGATGGAAAGCAGATGTAGGTGATCACAAAAAAGGAGATAAATTTTATCAAGAAAATGATGTCAATGTTGCTCCTCCCAAAGAACTTATAGAACTTGATAAAGAAATAAATCCTTATAATTACAAGGCTTTAGATTAA
- the nrfH gene encoding cytochrome c nitrite reductase small subunit, with amino-acid sequence MVIGGGIYTFYNAKGFSYLSSDSSACNNCHVMNSVYDDWNKSSHKGVATCIDCHLPHEFIRKWIAKAQSGVGHAYAFSFKKDLPMYFHATQKTQEVVQENCMRCHLPYVKNVVNPTLGDPHQDKALKCVSCHKGVGHLRGF; translated from the coding sequence ATGGTCATAGGAGGGGGGATATATACATTTTATAACGCGAAAGGTTTTTCTTATTTGAGTAGTGATTCGAGTGCTTGTAATAATTGTCATGTAATGAATAGTGTTTATGATGATTGGAATAAAAGCTCTCATAAAGGGGTAGCTACGTGTATTGATTGCCACTTGCCTCATGAATTTATTCGCAAATGGATAGCAAAAGCGCAAAGTGGAGTAGGGCATGCCTATGCTTTTAGTTTCAAAAAAGATTTGCCTATGTATTTTCATGCCACCCAAAAAACTCAAGAAGTAGTGCAAGAGAATTGCATGCGTTGCCATTTGCCATATGTAAAAAATGTTGTAAACCCAACTTTAGGTGATCCCCATCAAGACAAAGCTTTGAAATGTGTCTCTTGTCATAAGGGCGTGGGGCATTTACGCGGATTTTAA
- a CDS encoding polyphenol oxidase family protein, whose protein sequence is MVNEKEIFYSSNQSPLFQSGGIEFFLTSRHGGISSPPYDNLNLAYHVGDKKSCVRHNREIIQNTLYPHKQLLWMDQTHSKHILNIDKKYYPDGFVGTGDAMICKDKNFCCMVMVADCNPILIYEPYIRAFALIHAGREGMRKSIITHTINSLVQIHGGDSARMFVFVGASIRKCCYEVKEDVALCFDKNYLIGKNDSHHLDLIGLLQDELEKNHIQKDHIEILPSCSCCQKDLFSYRREGVTGRFGLIGALK, encoded by the coding sequence ATGGTTAATGAAAAAGAAATTTTTTATTCCAGCAATCAAAGCCCTTTGTTCCAATCCGGCGGTATTGAATTTTTTCTTACTTCAAGACATGGGGGCATAAGCTCGCCCCCTTATGATAACCTCAACCTTGCCTATCATGTCGGGGATAAAAAATCCTGCGTCCGACATAATAGAGAAATAATTCAAAACACTCTCTATCCCCATAAGCAACTTTTGTGGATGGATCAAACCCATAGCAAGCATATTTTAAATATTGATAAAAAATATTATCCTGATGGGTTTGTAGGCACAGGAGATGCCATGATTTGCAAAGATAAAAATTTCTGTTGTATGGTAATGGTTGCTGATTGCAATCCTATATTGATTTATGAGCCTTATATCCGTGCTTTTGCCCTTATTCATGCCGGCAGAGAAGGCATGAGAAAATCTATTATTACCCATACAATCAACTCTCTTGTTCAAATACATGGTGGGGATAGTGCCCGTATGTTTGTCTTTGTAGGGGCATCTATTCGAAAATGTTGCTATGAAGTCAAAGAAGATGTTGCCCTATGTTTTGACAAAAATTATCTTATTGGCAAAAATGATTCCCATCATTTGGATTTGATTGGTTTGCTTCAAGATGAATTAGAAAAAAACCATATTCAAAAAGACCATATTGAAATCTTGCCCTCTTGTTCTTGCTGCCAAAAAGATTTATTTTCTTATCGTAGAGAAGGGGTTACAGGAAGATTTGGGTTGATTGGGGCGCTGAAATAA
- the hypB gene encoding hydrogenase nickel incorporation protein HypB, which produces MNTRAASLNNNPNLNKKSVQIVEKILSKNDIKANSLRQKYKDDGLYTINLMSSPGSGKTTLLESLSMFDDFKFCVVEGDLQTNRDADRLIKKGIHAQQIATGEACHLEASMVETAYEKLQAQGATEDVDYLVIENVGNLVCPASYDLGAALNIVLLSVPEGDDKVLKYPTMFLCADAVVISKSDMIDYFGFRVSQVKEDMAKLKPNVPLFLTSTKDTKSLEIFKDFIVKNKQQEYYSKYSF; this is translated from the coding sequence ATGAACACAAGAGCCGCATCCCTCAACAACAACCCCAATCTCAATAAAAAAAGCGTGCAAATTGTAGAAAAAATTCTCAGCAAAAATGACATCAAAGCCAATTCCTTACGCCAAAAATACAAAGATGACGGACTTTATACCATCAATTTGATGAGTTCTCCGGGAAGTGGAAAAACTACATTGTTAGAAAGTCTGAGCATGTTTGATGATTTTAAATTCTGCGTGGTTGAAGGGGATCTCCAAACCAATCGCGATGCAGATAGGCTTATCAAAAAAGGTATCCATGCCCAACAAATTGCTACCGGAGAAGCTTGTCATCTTGAAGCAAGCATGGTAGAAACAGCTTATGAAAAACTTCAAGCCCAAGGAGCTACCGAAGATGTTGATTATTTGGTTATAGAAAATGTAGGTAACCTCGTATGTCCTGCAAGTTATGATTTGGGAGCTGCACTCAATATCGTCTTGTTGTCTGTACCCGAAGGAGATGATAAGGTTCTCAAATACCCCACAATGTTCTTATGTGCAGATGCTGTAGTTATCAGCAAATCAGACATGATTGATTATTTTGGTTTTAGAGTTTCTCAAGTCAAAGAAGATATGGCAAAGCTTAAACCCAATGTGCCCTTATTCCTTACCAGCACCAAAGATACAAAAAGTCTTGAAATTTTTAAAGATTTTATTGTCAAAAATAAACAGCAAGAATATTATTCCAAATACTCATTTTAA
- a CDS encoding HypC/HybG/HupF family hydrogenase formation chaperone, with product MCLAIPSKVISIDKATHSVTLETMGVRRQASLDLMEEEVHIGEYVLLHIGYVMSKIDEASALESIKLYEKMIQSMDEEYIDEEYK from the coding sequence ATGTGCTTAGCTATCCCTTCTAAAGTTATCAGCATTGATAAAGCTACCCATTCGGTTACTCTTGAAACTATGGGAGTTAGACGTCAAGCAAGCCTTGATTTGATGGAAGAAGAAGTCCATATTGGAGAATATGTATTGTTGCATATCGGGTATGTTATGAGTAAAATTGACGAAGCTAGCGCTCTGGAATCTATCAAACTCTATGAAAAAATGATACAATCAATGGATGAAGAATATATTGATGAGGAGTATAAATGA